A section of the Burkholderia mallei ATCC 23344 genome encodes:
- the glpD gene encoding glycerol-3-phosphate dehydrogenase — translation MTQQNRYDLLVVGGGINGAGIARDAAGRGLSVLLCEQDDLASHTSSSSTKLIHGGLRYLEYKEFGLVRKALQERETLLRAAPHIMWPLRFVMPHMPNLRPAWLIRIGLFLYDHLAKRELLPGSRGIDMRRHPAGAPLVDSIKRGFVYSDGWVDDARLVVLNALDAQERGARILTRTKLVSAERRDGQWHARLQRADGSTLDVRARAIANAAGPWVGEVLHGALGRGAQHSVRLVKGSHIITPRLFDHDHAYIFQNPDKRIIFAIPYERDFTLIGTTDVEYRDDPSRVAIDRDETRYLCESINRYFKRKISPADVCWTYSGVRPLLEDENADNPSAVTRDYRLELDDGEGAPLLSVFGGKITTFRKLAEEATDMLGGALGAARGAWTAGVPLPGGDIANARFAPFAEAFAKRHPWLPAALARRYARAYGTRAERVIGRARSHAELGVQLAPGLYEAELRYLRDVEWAGCADDVLWRRSKLGLHVAPGTLEPVTAALDAWFGAAREAASAAH, via the coding sequence GTGACTCAACAGAATCGTTACGATCTGCTCGTCGTCGGCGGCGGGATCAACGGCGCGGGCATCGCGCGCGATGCGGCCGGCCGCGGCCTGTCGGTGCTCCTTTGCGAGCAGGACGACCTCGCGTCGCACACCTCCTCTTCGAGCACGAAGCTGATCCACGGCGGGTTGCGCTACCTCGAATACAAGGAATTCGGGCTCGTGCGCAAGGCGCTGCAGGAACGCGAAACGCTGCTGCGCGCGGCGCCGCACATCATGTGGCCGCTGCGCTTCGTGATGCCGCACATGCCGAACCTGCGCCCCGCGTGGCTCATCCGGATCGGCCTCTTCCTGTACGACCATCTCGCGAAACGCGAGCTGCTGCCGGGCTCGCGCGGCATCGACATGCGCCGCCATCCGGCGGGCGCGCCGCTCGTCGATTCGATCAAGCGCGGCTTCGTCTATTCGGACGGCTGGGTCGACGATGCGCGGCTCGTCGTGCTGAACGCGCTCGATGCGCAAGAGCGCGGCGCGCGCATCCTCACGCGCACGAAGCTCGTGTCGGCCGAGCGCCGCGACGGGCAATGGCATGCACGACTGCAACGCGCCGACGGCTCGACGCTCGACGTGCGGGCGCGCGCGATCGCGAACGCGGCGGGCCCGTGGGTCGGCGAAGTGCTGCACGGCGCGCTCGGCCGCGGCGCGCAGCATAGCGTGCGCCTCGTGAAGGGCAGCCATATCATCACGCCGCGCCTGTTCGATCACGACCACGCGTACATCTTCCAGAATCCGGACAAGCGCATCATCTTCGCGATTCCGTACGAACGCGACTTCACGCTGATCGGCACGACCGACGTCGAATACCGCGACGATCCGTCGCGCGTCGCGATCGACCGCGACGAAACGCGCTATCTGTGCGAGTCGATCAACCGCTATTTCAAGCGTAAGATCTCGCCCGCCGACGTATGCTGGACCTACTCCGGCGTGCGCCCGCTGCTCGAGGACGAGAACGCGGACAACCCGTCCGCCGTCACGCGCGACTACCGCCTCGAGCTCGACGACGGCGAAGGCGCGCCGCTGCTGTCGGTGTTCGGCGGCAAGATCACGACGTTTCGCAAGCTCGCCGAAGAGGCGACCGACATGCTGGGCGGCGCGCTCGGCGCGGCGCGCGGCGCATGGACGGCGGGGGTGCCGCTGCCGGGCGGCGACATCGCGAACGCGCGCTTCGCGCCGTTCGCCGAGGCGTTCGCGAAACGCCACCCGTGGCTGCCCGCCGCGCTCGCGCGCCGCTATGCGCGCGCGTACGGCACGCGCGCCGAGCGCGTGATCGGGCGAGCCCGGTCGCACGCCGAGCTCGGCGTGCAGCTCGCGCCCGGCCTCTACGAAGCGGAATTGCGTTATCTGCGCGACGTCGAATGGGCGGGTTGCGCGGACGACGTGCTGTGGCGGCGTTCGAAGCTCGGCCTGCATGTCGCGCCGGGCACGCTCGAGCCCGTGACGGCCGCGCTCGACGCCTGGTTCGGCGCCGCGCGCGAAGCGGCGAGCGCCGCGCACTGA
- a CDS encoding 3-phosphoshikimate 1-carboxyvinyltransferase, which yields MSHATVHPSGALKGTVTLPASKPHVQRALLVALLNGATTRIENVSWCAETELQFAALRQFGLTVVERGDASLTPRGAGTGVEATGTIDAAGSGMLFRMSAALASLSERPVTIRCNDSLFSRDSVFDDGFFSHLGIDARRRAGNLVTISRKAHPERIALTTRKSTQFISFALFVAPFSADRTLRVADDGSQAGYIDMTIKAMSLLHATVTRAPGRLLAGEYRADDIVIGIPTDFTSLSYLASAALSVGARSAIDIANYRPGDTLNEAALFDVYRALGVRLTRDDARHALRIECERDRAARRAPRELSLRELPSAATNIIAAASNLGDSIRFGGVDGINNHKCQRAFVIHENLRAMGGRSALVFNDVGRFDKIDVMSDGPLQGGAELPSYRDHRICAANIVAALGARRKTVVCDTDKLDDGFPKFIDTLRALGAEIA from the coding sequence ATGAGCCACGCAACCGTCCATCCGAGCGGCGCACTGAAGGGCACCGTGACGCTTCCCGCCTCGAAGCCGCACGTTCAGCGCGCGCTGCTCGTCGCGCTGCTGAACGGCGCGACGACGCGCATCGAGAACGTATCGTGGTGCGCGGAGACCGAGCTGCAGTTCGCCGCGCTGCGGCAGTTCGGCCTCACCGTCGTCGAGCGCGGCGACGCGTCGCTGACGCCGCGCGGCGCGGGCACCGGCGTCGAGGCGACCGGCACGATCGACGCGGCCGGCTCCGGCATGCTGTTCAGGATGAGCGCGGCGCTCGCGTCGCTGTCGGAGCGGCCCGTCACGATTCGCTGCAACGATTCGCTGTTCAGCCGCGACAGCGTGTTCGACGACGGCTTCTTCTCGCATCTGGGCATCGACGCGCGCCGCCGGGCCGGCAATCTCGTCACGATCTCGCGCAAGGCGCATCCGGAGCGCATCGCGCTCACGACGCGCAAGAGCACGCAGTTCATCTCGTTCGCGCTGTTCGTCGCGCCGTTCTCGGCCGACCGGACGCTGCGCGTCGCCGACGACGGCAGCCAGGCGGGCTACATCGACATGACGATCAAGGCGATGTCGCTGCTGCATGCCACCGTGACGCGCGCGCCCGGCCGGCTGCTGGCGGGCGAGTACCGCGCCGACGACATCGTGATCGGCATCCCGACCGATTTCACCTCGCTCAGCTATCTCGCGTCCGCCGCGCTGAGCGTCGGCGCCCGCAGCGCGATCGACATCGCGAATTACCGGCCGGGCGACACGCTCAACGAAGCGGCGCTGTTCGACGTCTATCGCGCGCTCGGCGTGCGGCTCACCCGCGACGACGCCCGCCATGCGCTGCGGATCGAATGCGAGCGGGACCGCGCCGCGCGCCGCGCGCCGCGCGAGCTGTCGCTGCGCGAGCTGCCGTCGGCCGCGACGAACATCATCGCGGCCGCGTCGAACCTCGGCGATTCGATCCGTTTCGGCGGCGTCGACGGCATCAACAACCACAAGTGCCAGCGCGCGTTCGTGATCCACGAGAACCTTCGCGCGATGGGCGGGCGCAGCGCGCTCGTCTTCAACGACGTCGGCCGCTTCGACAAGATCGACGTGATGAGCGACGGCCCGCTGCAAGGCGGCGCCGAGCTGCCGAGCTATCGCGATCACCGGATCTGCGCGGCGAACATCGTCGCCGCGCTCGGCGCGCGGCGCAAGACGGTCGTTTGCGACACCGACAAGCTCGACGACGGATTTCCGAAATTCATCGACACCCTGAGGGCGCTGGGCGCCGAAATCGCCTAG
- a CDS encoding phage tail assembly chaperone encodes MLSPHEFATLLLVKDAPDQADMDRDELDALLERQLVKLEALGSGRKYCVTEIGDAALRSIKLRYS; translated from the coding sequence ATGCTAAGTCCGCATGAATTCGCCACGCTGTTGCTTGTGAAGGATGCGCCCGACCAAGCCGACATGGACCGCGACGAACTCGACGCGTTGCTCGAGCGGCAACTCGTGAAGCTGGAGGCGCTCGGCTCCGGCAGGAAGTACTGCGTCACCGAAATCGGCGACGCCGCCTTGCGATCGATCAAGCTCCGCTATTCATGA
- a CDS encoding MIP/aquaporin family protein — translation MSPYIAEFIGTALLVLLGNGAVANVLLAKTKGKGADLIVIVMGWAMAVFVAVYVTASFSGAHLNPIVTISLALAGKFAWAKVGGYVASQMLGGMAGAFLVWLAYRQHFAKEADPDLKLAVFCTAPAIRSVTHNVLTEAICTFVLILGVLYLASPQVGLGALDALPVGLLVLGIGISLGGPTGYAMSPARDLSPRIMHALLPIPGKRDSDWRYAWVPVLGPLVGGVLAANLYLYLHTTH, via the coding sequence ATGTCACCATACATCGCGGAGTTCATCGGCACGGCGCTGCTCGTGCTGCTCGGCAACGGCGCCGTTGCGAACGTGCTGCTCGCGAAAACCAAAGGCAAGGGCGCGGACCTCATCGTCATCGTGATGGGTTGGGCGATGGCGGTATTCGTCGCGGTCTACGTAACCGCATCGTTCTCCGGCGCGCACCTGAATCCGATCGTCACGATCAGCCTCGCGCTCGCGGGCAAGTTCGCATGGGCGAAGGTGGGCGGCTACGTCGCATCGCAGATGCTCGGCGGCATGGCGGGCGCGTTCCTCGTGTGGCTCGCGTATCGCCAGCACTTCGCGAAGGAGGCCGATCCCGATCTGAAGCTCGCCGTGTTCTGCACCGCGCCCGCGATCCGCAGCGTCACGCACAACGTGTTGACGGAGGCGATCTGCACTTTCGTGCTGATCCTCGGCGTGCTGTATCTCGCGTCGCCGCAAGTCGGCCTGGGCGCGCTCGACGCGCTGCCCGTCGGCCTGCTCGTGCTCGGCATCGGCATCTCGCTCGGCGGCCCGACGGGCTACGCGATGAGCCCCGCGCGCGACCTGTCGCCGCGCATCATGCACGCGCTGCTGCCGATTCCCGGCAAGCGCGACAGCGACTGGCGCTATGCATGGGTGCCGGTGCTCGGGCCGCTCGTCGGCGGCGTGCTCGCGGCGAACCTGTACCTGTATCTGCATACGACGCACTGA
- the glpK gene encoding glycerol kinase GlpK yields the protein MQDQYILALDQGTTSSRAMLFDRQGNIVSIAQKEFEQIYPQPGWVEHDPQEIWSTQAGVAAEAVTRVGLNGTAIAAIGITNQRETTIVWDRETGHPIYNAIVWQDRRTADFCDKLKAQGLSEKVRAKTGLPIDSYFSATKIRWILDNVEGAREKARQGKLAFGTVDSWLVWNFTKHELHVTDVTNASRTMLFNIHTLDWDDELLDALEIPRSMLPQVRASSEIYGPTKTTVFASKIPLAGIAGDQQAALFGQMCTSSGMVKNTYGTGCFLMMNTGETPIESRNNLVTTIAWQVDGKVSYALEGSIFIAGAVVQWLRDGLGIIKSASEIEALAAGVPHTDGVYLVPAFAGLGAPHWNARARGSLFGVTRGTTSAHLARAALDSIAYQSLDVLKAMEADSGIRIGELRVDGGASANNLLMQFQADLLGVDAVRPRITETTALGAAYLAGLAIGYWQNVDELHSQWQLERRFAPSMQAEQVGSCLAGWQRAVRAAKAWADDTQ from the coding sequence ATGCAGGACCAGTACATCCTCGCGCTCGACCAGGGCACGACCAGCTCCCGCGCCATGCTGTTCGATCGACAAGGCAACATCGTATCGATCGCGCAGAAGGAATTCGAGCAAATTTATCCGCAGCCGGGCTGGGTCGAGCACGATCCCCAGGAGATCTGGTCGACGCAGGCGGGCGTCGCGGCCGAGGCCGTCACGCGCGTCGGCCTGAACGGCACGGCGATCGCCGCGATCGGCATCACGAACCAGCGCGAGACGACGATCGTCTGGGATCGCGAGACGGGTCATCCGATCTACAACGCGATCGTCTGGCAGGATCGCCGCACCGCCGATTTCTGCGACAAGCTCAAGGCGCAGGGCCTCAGCGAGAAGGTGCGCGCGAAGACGGGCCTGCCGATCGACTCGTACTTCTCGGCCACCAAGATCCGCTGGATTCTCGACAACGTCGAGGGCGCGCGCGAGAAGGCGCGCCAGGGCAAGCTCGCGTTCGGCACGGTCGACAGCTGGCTCGTGTGGAACTTCACGAAGCACGAGCTGCACGTGACCGACGTGACGAACGCGTCGCGCACGATGCTCTTCAACATCCACACGCTCGACTGGGACGACGAGTTGCTCGACGCACTCGAGATTCCGCGCAGCATGCTGCCGCAAGTGCGCGCGTCCTCCGAGATCTACGGGCCGACGAAGACCACCGTGTTCGCCTCGAAGATTCCGCTCGCCGGCATCGCGGGCGATCAGCAGGCCGCGCTCTTCGGCCAGATGTGCACGAGCTCGGGCATGGTGAAGAACACCTACGGCACCGGCTGCTTCCTGATGATGAACACCGGCGAGACGCCGATCGAATCGCGGAACAACCTCGTCACGACGATCGCCTGGCAAGTCGACGGCAAGGTCAGCTACGCGCTCGAAGGCAGCATCTTCATCGCGGGCGCGGTCGTGCAGTGGCTGCGCGACGGGCTCGGCATCATCAAGAGCGCGTCGGAGATCGAGGCGCTCGCCGCCGGCGTGCCGCACACGGACGGCGTCTATCTCGTGCCCGCGTTCGCCGGCCTCGGCGCGCCGCACTGGAACGCGCGCGCCCGCGGCTCGCTGTTCGGCGTCACGCGCGGCACGACGTCCGCGCACCTCGCGCGCGCGGCGCTCGATTCGATCGCGTATCAATCGCTCGACGTGCTCAAGGCCATGGAGGCCGATTCGGGCATCCGCATCGGCGAGCTGCGCGTGGACGGCGGCGCGAGCGCGAACAACCTGCTGATGCAGTTCCAGGCGGATCTGCTCGGCGTCGACGCGGTGCGCCCGCGCATCACCGAGACGACCGCGCTCGGCGCCGCGTATCTCGCGGGCCTCGCGATCGGCTACTGGCAGAACGTCGACGAGCTGCACAGCCAATGGCAGCTCGAGCGCCGCTTCGCGCCTTCGATGCAGGCCGAGCAGGTGGGCTCTTGCCTCGCCGGCTGGCAGCGCGCGGTGCGCGCGGCGAAGGCATGGGCGGACGACACGCAGTAA
- a CDS encoding DeoR/GlpR family DNA-binding transcription regulator yields MTRDPRLTLNARQQELLEWVQRDGFVTVDDLAAHFNVTPQTIRRDVNWLADLNLLRRYHGGASLPTSSENVSYTARQRMFHDEKRRIAALAASHIPDQASLFINLGTTTEEVARALNRHHGLRVITNNLNVASMMSGYPECEVLITGGIVRPWDKGIVGELAIDFIRQFKVDYAIIGTSSIESDGTLRDFDTREVRVAEAIIQHARTVYLVTDHSKFGRPALVRQGHLSQIHALFTDKPLPDDMAETLVQAGTQVYVAD; encoded by the coding sequence ATGACACGAGACCCCCGCCTCACCCTGAATGCGCGTCAACAGGAATTGCTCGAATGGGTGCAGCGCGACGGCTTCGTCACTGTCGACGATCTCGCCGCCCATTTCAACGTGACGCCGCAGACGATCCGCCGCGACGTCAACTGGCTCGCCGATCTGAATCTGCTGCGCCGCTACCACGGCGGCGCGAGCCTGCCGACGAGCTCGGAGAACGTGTCGTACACCGCGCGCCAGCGGATGTTCCACGACGAGAAGCGCAGGATCGCGGCGCTCGCCGCCTCGCACATCCCCGATCAGGCGTCCCTGTTCATCAACCTCGGCACGACCACCGAGGAGGTCGCGCGCGCGCTGAACCGGCATCACGGCTTGCGCGTGATCACCAACAACCTGAACGTCGCGAGCATGATGAGCGGTTATCCGGAATGCGAGGTGCTGATCACGGGCGGCATCGTGCGGCCGTGGGACAAGGGCATCGTCGGCGAGCTCGCGATCGACTTCATCCGCCAGTTCAAGGTCGACTACGCGATCATCGGCACGTCGTCGATCGAGAGCGACGGCACGCTGCGCGATTTCGACACGCGCGAGGTGCGCGTCGCCGAGGCGATCATCCAGCATGCGCGCACCGTCTACCTCGTCACCGACCATTCGAAATTCGGCCGCCCGGCGCTCGTGCGGCAGGGGCATCTGAGCCAGATCCACGCGCTGTTCACCGACAAGCCGCTGCCCGACGACATGGCCGAGACGCTCGTCCAGGCGGGCACGCAGGTCTACGTCGCCGACTGA
- the aroA gene encoding 3-phosphoshikimate 1-carboxyvinyltransferase, translating to MTTSDRLQPSFVEVKNTSTLSGTIDLPASKSSSTRALLTAALTPGISTIRNVATGFNSNAMKHNCERLGASFSSEGDATVVKGVDVMHVDREIVFDPGNSGVVLRLLMGVAGYLPDTRFVTQYRYSLGVRSQAEMVAALRRLNVECEAVGPEARLPISMRSTRALGKHTEVSCKKSSQFLSGLLYLGAIGERDLEIDVVDHITAPSMVHTTINNLAHAGVAVEYDAAFRRFFVPGRDRFKPSEFTVGADPASTAAILALCGSLASDVTLNGFFEEELGSGAVIRYLTDTGTLIDELPGNRIRIRGGASIRAQDFDGSLAPDAVPALAGRAAFAEGTSTFYNIEHIRYKESDRISDFRRELDKLGVRSEEKLDQLIIHGNPRGYRGGAVVDGHYDHGLIMALTTIGLHCEHPVLIKEPHHVGQTYPDYFADIGSIGANVDGLIYPNVAAARA from the coding sequence ATGACCACCAGCGATCGCCTCCAGCCGTCGTTCGTCGAAGTGAAGAACACCTCGACGCTCAGCGGCACCATCGATCTTCCCGCGTCGAAGAGCTCGTCGACGCGCGCGCTCCTCACCGCGGCGCTCACGCCCGGCATCAGCACGATCCGCAACGTCGCGACGGGCTTCAACTCGAACGCGATGAAGCACAACTGCGAGCGGCTCGGCGCGTCGTTCTCGAGCGAGGGCGACGCGACGGTCGTCAAGGGCGTCGACGTGATGCACGTCGATCGCGAGATCGTCTTCGACCCGGGCAACTCCGGCGTCGTGCTGCGCCTGCTGATGGGCGTCGCCGGCTACCTGCCGGACACCCGGTTCGTCACGCAATACCGCTATTCGCTCGGCGTGCGCTCGCAGGCGGAGATGGTCGCCGCGCTGCGCCGGCTGAACGTCGAATGCGAAGCGGTCGGCCCCGAGGCGCGGCTGCCGATCAGCATGCGCTCGACGCGCGCGCTCGGCAAGCACACCGAAGTGTCGTGCAAGAAGAGCTCGCAGTTCCTGAGCGGCCTGCTCTATCTCGGCGCGATCGGCGAGCGCGATCTCGAGATCGACGTGGTCGATCACATCACCGCGCCGTCGATGGTGCATACGACGATCAACAATCTCGCGCACGCGGGCGTCGCCGTCGAATACGACGCGGCCTTTCGCCGCTTCTTCGTGCCGGGGCGCGATCGCTTCAAGCCGTCCGAGTTCACGGTCGGCGCCGATCCGGCGAGCACGGCCGCGATCCTCGCGCTGTGCGGCTCGCTCGCGTCGGACGTCACGCTCAACGGCTTCTTCGAGGAAGAGCTCGGCAGCGGCGCGGTGATCCGCTATCTGACCGATACCGGCACGCTGATCGACGAGTTGCCCGGCAACCGCATCCGCATCCGGGGCGGCGCATCGATCCGCGCGCAGGATTTCGACGGCTCGCTCGCGCCGGACGCGGTGCCCGCGCTCGCCGGCCGCGCGGCGTTCGCCGAAGGCACGAGCACGTTCTACAACATCGAGCATATCCGCTACAAGGAATCGGACCGCATCTCGGATTTCCGCCGCGAACTCGACAAGCTCGGCGTGCGCTCCGAGGAAAAGCTCGATCAGTTGATCATCCACGGCAATCCGCGCGGCTACCGCGGCGGCGCGGTCGTCGACGGCCACTACGATCACGGGCTCATCATGGCGCTCACGACGATCGGCCTGCACTGCGAGCATCCGGTGCTGATCAAGGAGCCCCATCACGTCGGGCAGACGTATCCCGATTACTTCGCCGACATCGGCTCGATCGGCGCGAACGTCGACGGGCTGATCTACCCGAACGTCGCCGCGGCGCGCGCATGA
- a CDS encoding RidA family protein, which yields MSTIDTSEFRKTVFSPSFWEDKMGYARGKRVGNHVYIAGCVASDGNAAVIGNDAYEQTAFIIAKIEKYLNELGAELSDVVSTVTHLTGFEHFDDYCRAFSERFRDIRPVNTTVAVKSLVEPRHYVEITATAIVGD from the coding sequence ATGTCCACTATCGATACGAGCGAATTCCGAAAAACCGTCTTCAGCCCCTCCTTCTGGGAAGACAAGATGGGCTACGCGCGCGGCAAGCGGGTCGGCAATCACGTGTACATCGCGGGCTGCGTCGCGTCGGACGGCAACGCCGCCGTGATCGGCAACGATGCGTACGAGCAGACCGCGTTCATCATCGCCAAGATCGAGAAGTACCTGAACGAGCTCGGCGCCGAGCTGAGCGACGTCGTCAGCACGGTCACGCACCTGACGGGCTTCGAGCACTTCGACGACTACTGCCGCGCGTTCAGCGAGCGCTTTCGCGACATCCGCCCGGTCAACACGACGGTCGCGGTGAAGTCGCTCGTCGAGCCCCGGCATTACGTCGAGATCACCGCGACGGCGATCGTCGGCGATTGA
- a CDS encoding asparagine synthetase B family protein gives MCGIGAIFSTQRASVDGIERSLSALMSKIAHRGDASRFNENLIRERFGLATNRLAIVERDHARQPVSDHERDLHVVLNGQIYNYKELRDELAARGHRFSHAGDAEVLLRAYLEYGPSFATKLDGMFSFVLFDNLNGKFLIGRDHVGIKPLYYAQRDGVWYVASELKALTHVNARIETLAPGTLFDGKETIRYVSYDASRPVSRDSFDEAKARVRTPLEESVRRRVDTDLPICVMFSGGIDSAIVLRLAHRYHPDVTAISFGLPGSNDIEIAHRYCAEHGIRHVIYTFTKQDLLENIDDAVYYGEFFEKIDAIDSAIAHFGYYIANKLGLKVALCGEGSDEIFGGYDLFKTHAQPGALSLYRLNNLHRTDLQRVDRASMRNTVEARVPFMDAELIDYVLSLDFSYKLHGGVEKHILREAFRDVLPGYIIDRPKIRMPDGSGVKNVIIDHIDSLGDAPPDDAARRLGEIGLSDRSALFFARKYLECNFPFPTQRFKQAGKDFSESGYFDFIS, from the coding sequence ATGTGCGGAATTGGGGCCATTTTCAGCACGCAGCGCGCGTCGGTCGACGGCATCGAGCGCTCGCTGAGCGCGTTGATGTCGAAGATCGCGCACCGCGGCGACGCGTCGCGCTTCAACGAAAACCTGATCCGGGAGCGCTTCGGCCTCGCGACGAACCGCCTCGCGATCGTCGAGCGCGACCATGCGCGCCAACCGGTGTCCGATCACGAGCGCGACCTGCACGTCGTGCTCAACGGGCAGATCTACAACTACAAGGAACTGCGCGACGAGCTCGCCGCGCGCGGCCACCGCTTCAGCCATGCGGGCGACGCCGAGGTGCTGTTGCGCGCGTACCTCGAGTACGGCCCGTCGTTCGCGACGAAGCTCGACGGCATGTTCAGCTTCGTGCTGTTCGACAACCTGAACGGAAAATTCCTGATCGGGCGCGACCACGTCGGCATCAAGCCGCTCTATTACGCGCAGCGCGACGGCGTCTGGTACGTCGCGTCGGAACTCAAGGCGCTCACGCACGTGAACGCGCGAATCGAGACGCTCGCGCCCGGCACGCTGTTCGACGGCAAGGAGACGATCAGGTACGTGTCGTACGACGCCAGCCGCCCGGTGAGCCGCGACAGCTTCGACGAAGCGAAGGCGCGCGTGCGCACGCCGCTCGAGGAATCGGTGCGCCGCCGCGTCGACACCGACCTGCCGATCTGCGTGATGTTCAGCGGCGGCATCGACAGCGCGATCGTGCTGCGGCTCGCGCACCGCTATCACCCGGACGTGACCGCGATCTCGTTCGGCCTGCCCGGCTCGAACGACATCGAGATCGCGCACCGCTACTGCGCCGAGCACGGCATCCGCCACGTGATCTACACGTTCACGAAGCAGGACCTGCTCGAGAACATCGACGACGCGGTCTATTACGGCGAATTCTTCGAGAAGATCGACGCGATCGATTCGGCGATCGCGCATTTCGGCTACTACATCGCGAACAAGCTCGGCTTGAAGGTTGCGCTCTGCGGCGAAGGCAGCGACGAGATCTTCGGCGGCTACGATCTGTTCAAGACGCACGCGCAGCCCGGCGCGCTGTCGCTCTATCGGCTCAACAACCTGCACCGTACCGATCTGCAGCGCGTCGATCGCGCGAGCATGCGCAATACGGTCGAGGCGCGGGTGCCGTTCATGGACGCCGAGCTGATCGACTACGTGCTGAGCCTCGACTTCTCGTACAAACTGCACGGCGGCGTCGAAAAGCATATCCTGCGCGAGGCGTTTCGCGACGTGCTGCCGGGCTACATCATCGATCGCCCGAAAATCAGGATGCCCGACGGCAGCGGCGTGAAGAACGTCATCATCGACCACATCGACAGCCTCGGCGACGCGCCGCCTGACGATGCGGCAAGGCGGCTCGGCGAAATCGGGCTGTCCGACCGCTCGGCGCTCTTCTTCGCGCGGAAGTACCTGGAGTGCAACTTCCCGTTTCCGACGCAGCGCTTCAAGCAGGCCGGCAAGGATTTTTCGGAATCCGGATATTTCGACTTCATCTCATGA